One Pygocentrus nattereri isolate fPygNat1 chromosome 12, fPygNat1.pri, whole genome shotgun sequence DNA window includes the following coding sequences:
- the si:ch211-286b5.5 gene encoding guanine nucleotide-binding protein G(I)/G(S)/G(O) subunit gamma-5, translating to MSNNNASTNLAVAHKAVKQLRLEASVRRIHVSQAATDLKNFCLQNAHKDPLLMGVPSGDNPFRPPKSCGLL from the exons ATGTCCAACAACAACGCCAGCACCAACCTGGCCGTCGCTCACAAAGCTGTCAAACAGCTCCGGCTGGAGGCCAGCGTCCGGAGAATCCAC GTGTCTCAAGCGGCCACAGACCTGAAGAACTTCTGCCTACAGAATGCCCATAAAGACCCGCTGCTGATGGGCGTCCCATCTGGCGACAACCCCTTCCGTCCACCCAAGTCATGTGGGCTGCTTTAG
- the LOC108443953 gene encoding GTPase IMAP family member 7-like, which produces MSKRNLRLDDRSLPGPLENFTEKDNADTEAADSESGNPEQETNDEYLKGSNNGTSPTSGLSVKKESESKETQTDNTYEVLRDEEQKRRKMEEIAFLKRENKRLTRQKISGIFIWTASVVSVTAVFVMLHFNVKGYEVNYPKLRLMLVGKTGAGKSTSGNTILGEEAFKVDVSPASVTLDCGTMNKVVGGWNITLIDTPGVMDTWPTSEETAHRAHKCISMTSPGPHVFLLVVRLGRFTEEEMNAMKWIQENFGEEAVKFTMILFTGGDLLNGKPIEKFISNSLELQNFVDTCGGRYHVFNNHDKSNQSQVKELFKKIDLILHENMGYIHLHQVYQKVQQNTIEEKQDKQDKLKEMAVKLRDEQNENIKCVAELEKASNIIIILQVAVAALVALCVGLCCKKAK; this is translated from the exons ATGTCCAAACGAAATCTACGACTAGATGACAGATCCCTGCCTGGCCCACTTGAAAACTTTACAGAAAA GGATAATGCCGACACTGAGGCAGCAGATTCTGAGTCTGGTAATCCTGAGCAGGAAACAAATGACGAGTACTTAAAAGGGAGCAACAACGGTACATCACCCACTTCAGG GCTCTCAGTGAAAAAGGAGTCAGAgagcaaagaaacacaaacagacaacaCATATGAGGTGTTGCGAGATGAGGaacagaagaggagaaagaTGGAAGAAATTGCGTTCTTGAAACGTGAGAACAAAAGACTGACTCGACAG AAAATAAGTGGCATATTCATTTGGACGGCCTCTGTGGTGTCAGTGACTGCAGTGTTTGTTATGCTGCACTTTAATGTCAAAG GCTATGAGGTGAATTATCCTAAGCTGAGACTGATGCTGGTGGGTAAGACTGGAGCTGGGAAGAGCACGTCAGGAAACACCATCCTGGGTGAAGAGGCTTTCAAAGTCGATGTGTCTCCAGCCTCTGTGACTTTGGATTGTGGCACTATGAACAAAGTTGTGGGTGGATGGAACATCACCCTGATTGACACCCCTGGGGTGATGGATACATGGCCAACATCAGAAGAAACAGCCCACAGAGCACATAAATGTATCTCCATGACGAGTCCTGGTCCTCATGTGTTCCTGCTGGTGGTCAGATTGGGAAGATTCACAGAGGAGGAGATGAACGCCATGAAGTGGATTCAGGAGAACTTTGGAGAAGAAGCTGTGAAGTTCACCATGATACTCTTCACCGGTGGAGATCTGCTGAATGGAAAACCCATTGAGAAGTTTATCAGTAACAGTTTAGAGCTTCAGAATTTTGTAGACACCTGTGGAGGTAGATATCACGTCTTCAACAACCACGACAAAAGTAACCAAAGTCAAGTTAAAGAGTTGTTTAAAAAGATAGATCTAATATTACATGAAAATATGGGCTACATTCACTTACACCAGGTCTACCAGAAAGTCCAGCAAAACACCATAGAAGAAAAGCAGGATAAGCAAGATAAGCTGAAGGAGATGGCAGTTAAATTGAGAGATGAGcagaatgaaaacataaaatgtgttgcaGAGCTAGAAAAGGCCTCTAATATAATCATCATATTACAGGTTGCAGTTGCTGCCTTAGTAGCTCTCTGTGTGGGATTGTGTTGTAAGAAGGCAAAATAG